Proteins encoded together in one Streptomyces sp. NA04227 window:
- a CDS encoding response regulator transcription factor: MTSVLVCDDSPLAREALRRAVATVPGVERVTTAANGEEVLRRWGADRSDLILMDVRMPGLGGVETVRRLLSADPGARIIMLTVAEDLDGVALAVAAGARGYLHKDASRAELRATVTQALADPTWRLAPRRLRSAEMGAAPTLTAREIQVLEGMSHGRSNAEIGRELFLSEDTVKTHARRLFKKLGASDRAHAVALGFRWGLVR, from the coding sequence ATGACATCCGTCCTCGTCTGCGACGACTCCCCGCTCGCCCGAGAGGCGCTCCGCCGCGCGGTGGCCACCGTGCCCGGCGTCGAGCGAGTCACAACGGCGGCCAACGGCGAGGAAGTGCTCCGCCGCTGGGGCGCCGACCGCTCGGATCTTATTTTGATGGACGTGCGCATGCCCGGCCTGGGCGGCGTCGAAACCGTACGGCGACTGCTGTCCGCCGACCCCGGCGCGCGCATCATCATGCTCACCGTCGCCGAGGACCTGGACGGTGTCGCGCTCGCCGTGGCCGCGGGCGCCCGCGGATATCTGCACAAGGACGCCTCGCGCGCCGAACTGCGGGCCACGGTCACCCAGGCGCTGGCCGACCCGACCTGGCGGCTCGCCCCGCGGCGGCTGCGCAGCGCCGAGATGGGCGCCGCCCCGACACTGACCGCCCGCGAGATCCAGGTGCTCGAAGGCATGAGCCACGGCCGCTCCAACGCGGAGATCGGCCGTGAGCTGTTCCTCTCCGAGGACACCGTGAAAACGCACGCGAGGCGGCTGTTCAAGAAGCTCGGCGCCTCGGACCGCGCGCACGCTGTTGCGCTCGGTTTCCGCTGGGGTTTGGTGCGCTGA
- a CDS encoding sigma-70 family RNA polymerase sigma factor — MRDDETTAIGALVHGAVEGDQQATHDLLAHVHPLALRYCRTRLSRLPGDARHFVEDLAQEVCVAVLLALPRYKDTGRPFEAFVFAIAAHKVADLQRAAMRHPGSTAVPSDEMPERPDDSLGPEERALLSSDAEWAKKLLANLPENQRELLLLRIAVGLTAEETGQMLGMSPGAVRVAQHRALSRLRALAEQ, encoded by the coding sequence ATGCGCGACGACGAGACGACTGCCATCGGTGCGCTCGTCCATGGAGCCGTGGAGGGCGATCAGCAGGCGACACACGACCTGCTCGCCCATGTGCACCCGCTCGCCCTGCGTTACTGCCGCACCAGACTTTCCCGGCTGCCCGGGGACGCGCGGCACTTCGTGGAGGACCTGGCGCAGGAGGTGTGCGTGGCGGTGCTGCTCGCGCTGCCCCGCTACAAGGACACCGGCCGTCCCTTCGAGGCGTTCGTCTTCGCCATCGCCGCGCACAAGGTCGCCGATCTTCAGCGGGCCGCGATGCGTCACCCCGGTTCCACGGCGGTGCCCTCCGACGAGATGCCCGAGCGTCCGGACGACTCGCTCGGTCCCGAGGAGCGCGCGCTGCTCAGCAGTGACGCCGAGTGGGCCAAGAAACTTCTCGCCAATCTTCCGGAGAACCAGCGCGAACTGCTGCTGCTGCGGATCGCCGTCGGCCTGACCGCCGAGGAGACCGGCCAGATGCTCGGGATGTCCCCGGGCGCCGTGCGGGTCGCACAGCACCGCGCACTCAGCCGCCTGCGCGCCCTCGCCGAGCAGTAG
- the guaB gene encoding IMP dehydrogenase codes for MTAHDGGTPEKFATLGLTYDDVLLLPGASDMAPEDIDTSSHLSKNVKLNVPLLSAAMDKVTEARMAIAMARQGGAGVLHRNLSIEDQANQVDLVKRSESGMVSDPITVHPDATLGEADAICAKFRISGVPVTDGAGKLLGIVTNRDMAFETDRSRQVREVMTPMPLVTGKVGISGVDAMQLLRRHKIEKLPLVDDAGVLKGLITVKDFVKAEQYPNAAKDSEGRLIVGAAVGVAGDAFERAQALVEAGVDFVVVDTAHGHSRLVGEMVAKIKSNASGVDVIGGNIATRDGAQSLVDAGADGIKVGVGPGSICTTRVVAGIGVPQVTAIYEAALAAKAAGVPVIGDGGLQYSGDIAKALVAGADTVMLGSLLAGCEESPGELLFINGKQFKSYRGMGSLGAMQSRGERKSFSKDRYFQEGVASDDKLVPEGIEGQVPYRGPLSAVVHQLVGGLRQSMFYVGGQTVPDLQANGKFVRITSAGLKESHPHDIQMTVEAPNYTSKR; via the coding sequence ATGACTGCACACGACGGCGGAACGCCCGAAAAGTTCGCGACCCTCGGGCTGACCTACGACGACGTGCTGCTGCTGCCCGGTGCGTCCGACATGGCCCCCGAGGACATCGACACCTCCTCGCACCTGTCGAAGAACGTGAAGCTGAACGTCCCGCTGCTGTCCGCGGCGATGGACAAGGTGACCGAGGCGCGGATGGCCATCGCGATGGCCCGCCAGGGCGGCGCGGGCGTGCTGCACCGCAACCTGTCCATCGAGGACCAGGCCAACCAGGTCGACCTGGTCAAGCGCTCCGAGTCGGGCATGGTCAGCGACCCGATCACGGTCCACCCGGACGCCACCCTCGGCGAGGCCGACGCGATCTGTGCCAAGTTCCGGATCAGTGGTGTCCCGGTCACCGACGGCGCCGGCAAACTGCTCGGCATCGTCACCAACCGTGACATGGCCTTCGAGACGGACCGCTCCCGCCAGGTCCGCGAGGTCATGACCCCGATGCCGCTGGTGACCGGCAAGGTCGGTATCTCCGGCGTCGACGCGATGCAGCTGCTGCGCCGCCACAAGATCGAGAAGCTTCCGCTCGTGGACGACGCGGGCGTGCTCAAGGGCCTGATCACGGTCAAGGACTTCGTGAAGGCCGAGCAGTATCCGAACGCCGCCAAGGACTCCGAGGGCCGCCTGATCGTCGGCGCCGCGGTCGGCGTCGCCGGTGACGCCTTCGAGCGTGCGCAGGCCCTGGTCGAGGCGGGCGTCGACTTCGTCGTTGTCGACACCGCGCACGGCCACTCCCGCCTGGTCGGCGAGATGGTCGCCAAGATCAAGTCGAACGCCTCCGGGGTCGACGTGATCGGCGGCAACATCGCCACCCGCGACGGCGCCCAGTCCCTCGTCGACGCCGGTGCGGACGGCATCAAGGTCGGCGTGGGCCCCGGCTCGATCTGCACCACCCGCGTGGTCGCCGGTATCGGCGTCCCGCAGGTCACCGCGATCTACGAGGCCGCGCTCGCCGCCAAGGCGGCCGGTGTCCCGGTCATCGGCGACGGCGGTCTGCAGTACTCCGGCGACATCGCCAAGGCCCTGGTCGCCGGTGCGGACACGGTGATGCTCGGCTCGCTGCTCGCGGGCTGCGAGGAGTCGCCGGGCGAGCTGCTCTTCATCAACGGCAAGCAGTTCAAGTCGTACCGGGGCATGGGCTCCCTTGGCGCGATGCAGTCCCGCGGCGAGCGCAAGTCCTTCTCCAAGGACCGTTACTTCCAGGAGGGCGTCGCCTCCGACGACAAGCTGGTGCCCGAGGGCATCGAGGGCCAGGTGCCCTACCGCGGCCCGCTGTCCGCGGTCGTCCACCAGCTCGTCGGCGGTCTGCGCCAGTCGATGTTCTACGTCGGCGGCCAGACCGTGCCCGACCTCCAGGCCAACGGCAAGTTCGTACGGATCACCTCGGCGGGCCTCAAGGAGAGCCACCCGCACGACATCCAGATGACCGTCGAGGCGCCCAACTACACCAGCAAGCGCTGA
- a CDS encoding GuaB3 family IMP dehydrogenase-related protein, translated as MTEIEIGRGKRGRRAYAFDDIAVVPSRRTRDPKEVSIAWQIDAYRFELPFLAAPMDSVVSPQSAIRIGELGGLGVLNLEGLWTRHEDPQPLLDEIVGLDEDTATRRLQEIYAAPIREELIGRRIKEVRDSGVVTAAALSPQRTAEFSKAVVDAGVDIFVIRGTTVSAEHVSSAAEPLNLKQFIYELDVPVIVGGCATYTAALHLMRTGAAGVLVGFGGGAAHTTRNVLGIQVPMATAVADVAAARRDYMDESGGRYVHVIADGGVGWSGDLPKAVACGADAVMMGSPLARATDGPGRGVHWGMEAVHEEVPRGKRVDLGTVGTTEEILTGPSHTPDGSMNFFGALRRAMATTGYSELKEFQRVEVTVADSQHKR; from the coding sequence GTGACTGAGATCGAGATCGGGCGCGGCAAGCGCGGCCGCCGGGCGTACGCCTTCGACGACATCGCCGTCGTCCCCAGCCGCCGTACGCGGGACCCGAAGGAGGTCTCGATCGCCTGGCAGATCGACGCCTACCGCTTCGAACTGCCCTTCCTGGCCGCCCCGATGGACTCCGTGGTCTCCCCGCAGTCCGCCATCCGCATCGGCGAGCTGGGCGGCCTCGGCGTGCTCAACCTCGAAGGTCTGTGGACCCGGCACGAGGACCCGCAGCCGCTGCTCGACGAGATCGTCGGCCTGGACGAGGACACGGCCACCCGGCGCCTCCAGGAGATCTACGCCGCTCCCATCCGCGAGGAGCTGATCGGCCGCCGTATCAAGGAGGTGCGGGACTCGGGCGTGGTGACCGCCGCCGCGCTCTCCCCGCAGCGCACCGCCGAGTTCTCCAAGGCCGTGGTGGACGCGGGCGTCGACATCTTCGTCATCCGCGGTACGACGGTCTCCGCCGAGCACGTCTCCTCGGCCGCCGAACCGCTGAACCTCAAGCAGTTCATCTACGAGCTGGACGTCCCGGTCATCGTCGGCGGCTGTGCCACGTACACCGCCGCCCTGCACCTGATGCGCACCGGCGCCGCGGGTGTCCTGGTCGGCTTCGGCGGCGGCGCCGCGCACACCACCCGCAATGTGCTCGGCATCCAGGTGCCGATGGCCACCGCGGTCGCCGATGTGGCCGCGGCCCGCCGCGACTACATGGACGAGTCCGGTGGTCGCTATGTCCACGTCATCGCGGACGGCGGCGTCGGCTGGTCCGGCGACCTGCCCAAGGCGGTCGCCTGCGGCGCCGACGCGGTGATGATGGGCTCCCCGCTCGCACGCGCCACCGACGGCCCCGGCCGCGGTGTGCACTGGGGCATGGAGGCGGTGCACGAGGAGGTGCCGCGCGGCAAGCGGGTCGACCTCGGCACGGTCGGCACCACGGAGGAGATCCTCACCGGACCCTCACACACCCCCGACGGTTCGATGAACTTCTTCGGCGCCCTGCGCCGCGCCATGGCGACCACCGGCTACAGCGAGCTCAAGGAGTTCCAGCGGGTCGAGGTCACCGTCGCGGACTCGCAGCACAAGCGCTGA
- a CDS encoding nucleotide sugar dehydrogenase, with the protein MPADLAVIGLGHLGLPLAQAAVTAGIPTIGYDPGRAPAPSGAPAADRLDPGTLSPAELRRMLAGGFRTTSDPAELGRVRTAVITLPTPRSAHGPLDLGQVTEAARALAARLRPHTTVILESAVPPGTTENTLRPLLEQGSGLRAGTDFHLAYAPSRLDPGSRSHSHSNTPQVIGGLTPACTESAAAFYARLTDKVVRARGPREAETVQLLETNYRHVNIALVNEMAVLCHDLNVDLWDVIRCAETKPFGFHAFRPGPGVGGHAVPQELAGPPHLVRPLRMVELAQQINDHMPGYVVQRAAALLNEHGKSARAARVLLLGVTYKPDLADQQNSPAREIALRLMELGASVSYHDPLVPSWSVLERPVPRAEGLYEAVADADLTILLQHHRTYDLQGLSVKAQLLLDTRGAAPTGAAHRL; encoded by the coding sequence ATGCCCGCAGACCTCGCCGTCATCGGACTCGGCCACCTCGGCCTGCCCCTCGCCCAGGCGGCGGTCACCGCGGGGATCCCCACCATCGGCTACGACCCCGGGCGGGCGCCCGCGCCCTCCGGCGCCCCCGCCGCCGACCGTCTCGACCCCGGCACCCTCAGCCCCGCCGAACTGCGCCGGATGCTCGCGGGTGGTTTTCGCACCACCTCCGACCCTGCCGAACTCGGCCGGGTCCGTACCGCGGTGATCACCCTGCCCACCCCGCGCAGCGCGCACGGCCCGCTGGACCTCGGCCAGGTGACCGAGGCCGCGCGCGCCCTGGCCGCCCGGCTGCGCCCGCACACCACGGTGATCCTGGAGTCCGCGGTCCCGCCCGGCACCACCGAGAACACCCTGCGCCCCCTCCTCGAACAGGGCTCCGGCCTGCGCGCGGGCACCGACTTCCACCTCGCGTACGCCCCCAGCAGGCTGGACCCCGGCAGCCGCAGCCACTCGCACTCCAACACCCCGCAGGTCATCGGCGGACTGACCCCGGCCTGCACCGAATCGGCGGCGGCCTTCTACGCCCGGCTCACCGACAAGGTGGTCCGCGCCCGCGGCCCGCGCGAGGCGGAGACCGTACAGCTCCTGGAGACCAACTACCGCCATGTCAACATCGCGCTGGTCAACGAAATGGCCGTGCTCTGCCACGACTTGAACGTCGACCTGTGGGACGTGATCCGCTGCGCGGAGACCAAGCCCTTCGGTTTCCACGCCTTCCGGCCCGGGCCCGGCGTCGGCGGCCACGCGGTGCCGCAGGAACTCGCCGGGCCGCCGCACCTGGTCCGCCCGCTGCGCATGGTCGAACTCGCGCAGCAGATCAACGACCACATGCCCGGATACGTGGTGCAGCGCGCGGCTGCCCTGCTCAACGAGCACGGCAAGTCCGCACGCGCCGCCCGGGTGTTGCTGCTCGGCGTCACCTACAAGCCGGACCTGGCCGACCAGCAGAACTCCCCCGCACGCGAGATCGCGCTGCGCCTGATGGAACTGGGCGCCTCGGTCAGCTACCACGATCCGCTGGTGCCCTCGTGGAGCGTCCTCGAACGCCCGGTGCCGCGCGCGGAGGGCCTCTACGAGGCGGTGGCCGACGCCGATCTGACGATCCTGCTCCAGCACCACCGCACGTACGACCTCCAGGGCCTGTCCGTGAAGGCCCAACTCCTGCTCGACACCCGGGGAGCCGCGCCCACCGGGGCCGCCCACCGGCTGTGA
- a CDS encoding glycerol-3-phosphate dehydrogenase/oxidase translates to MRTAAMGPEQRAEALAAMAERELDVLVVGGGVVGAGTALDSATRGLSTAIVEARDWASGTSSRSSKLIHGGLRYLEMLDFALVREALKERGLLLERLAPHLVSPVPFLYPLQHKGWERLYAGSGVALYDTMSMARGHGRGLPVHRHLSRRHALRVAPCLKKDALVGALQYYDAQMDDARYVAMLVRTAAAYGALTANRARVTGFLREGERVVGARVQDVEGGGEYEIHAKQVVNATGVWTDDTQAMVGERGQFHVRASKGIHLVVPKDRIHSTTGLILRTEKSVLFVIPWGRHWIVGTTDTDWDLDKAHPAASSADIDYLLEHVNAALAVPLTRDDVEGVYAGLRPLLAGESDATSKLSREHTVAHPVPGLVVVAGGKYTTYRVMAKDAVDAAVHGLDQRVAECVTEEIPLLGAEGYPAMWNARARIAQHAGLHVVRVEHLLGRYGSLTEELVALIAEDPSLGAPLQHADDYLRAEVVYAASHEGARHLDDVLTRRTRISIETFDRGTRSAQEAAELMAPVLGWDKDQIAREVEHYKKRVEAERESQRQPDDLTADAARLGAPDIVPL, encoded by the coding sequence GTGAGGACAGCGGCAATGGGCCCCGAGCAGCGGGCCGAGGCACTCGCGGCAATGGCCGAGCGGGAACTCGACGTACTGGTGGTGGGCGGCGGCGTGGTCGGCGCGGGCACCGCGCTGGATTCCGCCACACGCGGACTGAGCACCGCGATCGTCGAAGCGCGCGACTGGGCCTCCGGCACCTCCAGCCGCTCCAGCAAACTCATCCACGGCGGGCTGCGCTATCTGGAGATGCTGGACTTCGCCCTGGTCCGTGAGGCACTCAAGGAACGCGGTCTGCTCCTGGAACGCCTCGCGCCCCACCTGGTCAGCCCCGTGCCCTTCCTCTACCCCTTGCAGCACAAGGGCTGGGAGCGGCTGTACGCGGGCTCCGGCGTCGCCCTCTACGACACCATGTCGATGGCGCGCGGACACGGCCGGGGGCTCCCCGTGCACCGGCACCTGAGCCGCCGTCACGCCCTGCGGGTCGCCCCCTGCCTGAAGAAGGACGCCCTGGTCGGCGCCCTGCAGTACTACGACGCCCAGATGGACGACGCCCGCTACGTCGCCATGCTCGTCCGTACCGCCGCGGCCTACGGCGCGCTCACCGCCAACCGCGCCCGGGTCACCGGCTTCCTGCGCGAGGGCGAGCGGGTCGTCGGCGCGCGCGTCCAGGACGTCGAGGGCGGCGGGGAGTACGAGATCCACGCGAAGCAGGTGGTCAACGCCACCGGAGTGTGGACCGACGACACCCAGGCGATGGTCGGCGAGCGCGGCCAGTTCCACGTCCGGGCCTCCAAGGGCATTCACCTCGTGGTGCCCAAGGACCGCATCCACTCCACCACCGGACTGATCCTGCGCACCGAGAAGTCCGTGCTCTTCGTCATCCCCTGGGGCAGGCACTGGATCGTCGGCACCACCGACACCGACTGGGACCTCGACAAGGCCCACCCCGCCGCCTCCAGCGCCGACATCGACTACCTCCTCGAGCATGTGAACGCGGCCCTCGCCGTTCCGCTGACCAGGGACGACGTCGAGGGCGTCTACGCCGGTCTGCGACCGCTGCTCGCCGGTGAGTCCGACGCCACCAGCAAACTCTCGCGCGAGCACACCGTCGCCCACCCGGTGCCCGGGCTCGTGGTCGTGGCGGGCGGCAAGTACACGACGTACCGGGTGATGGCCAAGGACGCCGTCGACGCCGCCGTGCACGGGCTCGACCAGCGGGTGGCCGAGTGCGTCACCGAGGAGATCCCGCTGCTCGGCGCCGAGGGCTATCCGGCCATGTGGAACGCCCGCGCCCGGATCGCCCAGCACGCCGGGCTGCATGTCGTACGGGTCGAGCATCTCCTCGGCAGGTACGGCTCGTTGACCGAGGAACTGGTCGCTCTGATCGCCGAGGACCCCTCCCTCGGTGCCCCGTTGCAGCACGCCGACGACTATCTGCGTGCCGAGGTCGTCTACGCCGCCTCGCACGAGGGTGCCCGTCACCTCGACGACGTTCTCACCCGCCGTACCCGGATCTCCATCGAGACCTTCGACCGCGGCACCCGCAGCGCACAGGAGGCCGCCGAGCTGATGGCGCCGGTGCTCGGCTGGGACAAGGACCAGATCGCCAGGGAGGTGGAGCACTACAAGAAGCGGGTCGAGGCCGAACGAGAGTCCCAGCGCCAGCCGGACGACCTCACGGCCGACGCGGCGCGGCTGGGGGCGCCGGACATTGTGCCGTTGTGA
- a CDS encoding protein kinase encodes MEEYAGRVLAERYRLPLPVSGGYDPSQTRAFDTYSGQEVLVRHVPLPEVVEAELLAPDGAQAGHGRRTSPGRRETAPREVADPVVRRAIEAAQAAAQVPDHPRLDQVFDVFAEDGALWIVSELVPARSLATFLAEAPLSPYRAAEVAADVVTALRALHAHGWVHRNITPRTVLICDDGRVMLTGLAAGAAEEALCGYDPRPEPTTDEPEPHEPGPGESTAPGSTAAGPATGHRALDGGAHPHPGAAPTTRDNQSRGEAPPFGEGRPPADSRPPADGRPSADSRQSADGRPRAGSAIAAYHAGTRAVMRLSEENLANHAARSGNQAQENPAQGNQVQRDQAQRDQAQRDQAQTDQGGSQGGEQHRPSAPGPDPSNTPARPGDLGDSVTPPPGQIADPYGVHGAPRPWHGSVPRAGHAAAPAPGAGDPDRTGQRPGPAADDGRPDRPDSRQEHPGSGPGAGVGPGHPGTGIRPPAPRSSTGLPPLPVGWDPNPAQDNRFSTPNPAQDNRLSGLTPGSGHPDARPAARHPEPTPGRHPEPTSGRHPDTAPAPAAPGTRTTAPAPAPASALTPPANPHPPTPRWDSPAPRPPRRGPATALAAERARQARMTLIGPVTERWAPEQAVPVHENWQLAAPIGPATDLWALGALLFRAVQGHAPYPEESTGELVQLVCAEPPAFAEECGPLRPVVESLLRQDPTERLDFEELRGWLRSLVRSAPEPEAGAQVVAGPPADPHLLPIKRRRGELVRRWRRRGAAGSARHRRAAARKAEQPPHERHEAREHAPVTEKPRGPVRERPAREKRERAIREPRTPREPRIGNSRGGGKSRNANRSGGEPRSLGRTLLVLILSALVAAVVFAMMFLPEAEDDKGGAGPKPAESVGQQPGPTEQEQPGEGGDDRPSDPATPGSEQPQNSSPELPAGFVLRKDDEGFRVGMPEGWQRAAKNGHGQVLYTKGEFTLLVTPGRDSTATYGDDPMTYQREREYELQPFRDSTWATSSGMRSIDVGGRKMAEGQFTWQESDGREVYVRNLAMVFGGRYHVLQIRGPETERDEVTRLYEAASASYRYTG; translated from the coding sequence ATGGAGGAGTACGCGGGCCGGGTGCTGGCCGAGCGCTATCGCCTGCCGCTGCCCGTTTCCGGTGGGTACGACCCTTCCCAGACCCGGGCCTTCGACACCTACAGCGGTCAGGAAGTCCTGGTCCGGCACGTTCCGTTGCCGGAGGTGGTGGAGGCCGAACTGCTCGCGCCGGACGGGGCGCAGGCAGGGCACGGCCGACGTACGAGTCCGGGACGCCGGGAGACGGCGCCGCGCGAGGTGGCCGATCCGGTCGTACGACGGGCGATCGAGGCGGCCCAGGCAGCCGCTCAAGTCCCCGACCACCCGCGGCTCGACCAGGTCTTCGACGTGTTCGCCGAGGACGGCGCCCTGTGGATCGTCAGTGAGCTGGTGCCGGCCCGCTCGCTGGCCACCTTCCTCGCCGAGGCCCCGCTCTCGCCGTACCGCGCCGCCGAAGTGGCCGCCGACGTGGTCACCGCGCTGCGCGCCCTGCACGCGCACGGCTGGGTCCACCGCAACATCACCCCGCGTACGGTGCTGATCTGCGACGACGGACGGGTGATGCTCACCGGCCTCGCCGCCGGAGCGGCCGAGGAAGCCCTGTGCGGCTACGACCCTCGCCCCGAGCCCACCACGGACGAGCCCGAGCCCCACGAGCCGGGCCCCGGCGAGTCCACCGCGCCTGGCTCCACGGCCGCAGGTCCCGCAACCGGCCACCGTGCGCTCGACGGTGGCGCCCACCCGCACCCGGGCGCCGCTCCCACGACCCGGGACAACCAGTCTCGCGGCGAGGCCCCTCCGTTCGGAGAAGGCCGCCCGCCTGCCGACAGTCGCCCGCCTGCCGACGGTCGCCCGTCTGCCGACAGTCGCCAGTCCGCCGACGGCCGCCCGCGCGCCGGATCCGCGATCGCCGCGTACCACGCGGGAACCCGCGCCGTGATGCGCCTCAGCGAGGAGAACCTCGCCAACCACGCGGCCCGCAGCGGGAACCAGGCCCAAGAGAACCCTGCCCAAGGGAACCAGGTCCAAAGGGACCAAGCCCAAAGGGACCAAGCCCAAAGGGACCAAGCCCAAACGGATCAGGGCGGCAGCCAGGGCGGCGAGCAGCACAGACCCTCCGCCCCGGGCCCCGACCCCTCCAACACCCCTGCGCGACCCGGCGACTTGGGCGACTCCGTCACGCCGCCGCCCGGGCAGATCGCCGACCCGTACGGCGTGCACGGCGCCCCGCGACCGTGGCACGGTTCGGTCCCGCGCGCGGGTCACGCGGCCGCACCCGCTCCGGGAGCGGGCGACCCGGACCGTACGGGCCAGCGACCCGGCCCAGCGGCCGACGACGGCCGCCCCGACCGGCCGGACAGCCGTCAGGAGCACCCCGGCAGTGGCCCCGGTGCCGGCGTCGGCCCCGGCCACCCCGGCACCGGTATCCGCCCGCCCGCCCCTCGCTCCTCCACCGGCCTGCCGCCCCTGCCGGTCGGCTGGGACCCCAACCCGGCCCAGGACAACCGGTTCTCGACCCCCAACCCCGCCCAGGACAACCGGCTCTCCGGCCTCACACCCGGCAGCGGCCACCCTGATGCGCGCCCGGCAGCCCGCCACCCTGAACCCACTCCCGGCCGCCACCCCGAACCCACCTCCGGCCGCCACCCCGACACCGCCCCCGCACCGGCGGCCCCGGGCACCCGTACCACCGCACCCGCACCCGCACCCGCATCTGCCCTCACCCCACCGGCCAACCCCCACCCCCCAACCCCCCGTTGGGACTCCCCGGCCCCCCGCCCTCCCCGTCGAGGCCCCGCCACCGCGCTCGCCGCCGAGCGGGCGCGGCAGGCGCGGATGACGTTGATCGGGCCGGTGACCGAGCGCTGGGCGCCCGAGCAGGCAGTGCCGGTGCACGAGAACTGGCAGTTGGCCGCGCCGATCGGGCCCGCTACGGACCTGTGGGCGCTCGGCGCGCTGTTGTTCCGTGCGGTGCAGGGGCATGCGCCGTATCCCGAGGAGAGCACCGGGGAACTGGTGCAACTGGTCTGTGCGGAGCCGCCCGCCTTCGCCGAGGAGTGCGGGCCGTTGCGGCCGGTGGTGGAGTCGCTGCTGCGCCAGGACCCCACCGAGCGGCTCGACTTCGAAGAACTGCGAGGCTGGCTGCGGTCGTTGGTGCGGTCCGCGCCGGAGCCCGAGGCCGGTGCGCAGGTGGTCGCGGGGCCGCCCGCCGACCCGCATCTGCTGCCCATCAAGCGGCGGCGCGGTGAGCTCGTCCGCAGGTGGCGCCGGCGTGGTGCGGCGGGGTCCGCGCGGCACAGGCGCGCGGCCGCCCGCAAGGCGGAACAGCCGCCGCACGAGCGGCACGAGGCGCGCGAGCACGCACCCGTGACGGAGAAACCGCGCGGGCCGGTACGCGAGCGCCCCGCACGTGAGAAGCGCGAGCGGGCGATCCGCGAACCGCGGACACCGCGCGAGCCGCGCATCGGCAACAGCAGGGGCGGCGGCAAGAGCAGGAACGCCAACCGGTCCGGTGGCGAGCCCCGTTCGCTGGGGCGGACGCTGCTCGTGCTGATCCTGAGCGCGCTGGTCGCCGCGGTCGTCTTCGCGATGATGTTCCTGCCGGAGGCCGAGGACGACAAGGGCGGCGCCGGGCCGAAGCCCGCCGAATCGGTGGGTCAGCAGCCCGGGCCGACCGAGCAGGAGCAGCCCGGGGAGGGCGGCGACGACCGTCCCTCGGATCCGGCGACCCCCGGCTCCGAGCAGCCGCAGAACTCCAGCCCGGAGCTGCCCGCCGGATTCGTGCTGCGCAAGGACGACGAGGGCTTCCGGGTGGGCATGCCCGAGGGCTGGCAGCGCGCGGCGAAGAACGGGCACGGCCAAGTCCTGTACACCAAGGGCGAGTTCACCCTGCTCGTCACGCCGGGCCGGGACAGCACCGCCACGTACGGGGACGACCCGATGACGTATCAGCGGGAGCGGGAGTACGAGTTGCAGCCCTTCCGCGACTCGACCTGGGCCACCTCCAGCGGGATGCGCAGCATCGACGTCGGCGGGCGGAAGATGGCGGAGGGCCAGTTCACCTGGCAGGAGTCGGACGGCCGTGAGGTCTACGTACGCAATCTGGCGATGGTGTTCGGCGGCCGGTACCACGTACTGCAGATCCGCGGTCCCGAGACCGAGCGGGACGAGGTGACCCGGCTCTACGAGGCGGCCTCGGCGAGCTACCGGTACACCGGCTGA